The region CATGGCTAAAGTATATAGGAATATGGGATAAATGAGAGGACATTATGCAAGTCACTTTTCCATTTAAGCGAATCCAACGCcttcttgtattatgaaattcgAAAATGTACTTCGAGAATCAAGACAAGTGTAATATATtccaataataaatttatttaaaatatcattagtaacaaacaattatcataaatttgACCCGTCTCACTGGTACCTCGCTCAATtatgacacaacattttatattttttttatgtgtaaTATAAAGTTTTGTGGTTGGACCGAAAATATTAACTGCAACGGTAAGTATGGATCGGAGGGGTAACGGAAAAATTGTAGAACGCGGCACGTGTGTTGTTGTCTCCGGTCAAGCAACGGTGCCCGTTAGCAGACACGTATGAGAGGCAGGCTCCTAAAAAGGCAGCTTTTTCCCACcttcaatatatattataacactttGACTGCCACCATTTCGTCTTCCTCACCTGCTTCTGGTGACGACGGTGCCAACCCACAGGTGTCAATTTCTGATACATGTGTTTttactcacttttttttttctttttaaatatagcttttagaaaaaaaaatgaaaaaaacacCTACAACTAATTATAGGATTAGATCAAACAATACCGGGTTAACTTTAGTTGAGTTGGTTAAGCGTTGGCCTGGTTTCAAACCCTTGTGAAAGTTATTTATTAACATTCTCGGTTTGAACTCAATAAAAGATTTGCAGTCACTTTTAGGTTATACACTTATACTCAATAGTTAATACAAGAGACATCGATACTAATTGACTAGTATCTTAAAATTTTCTCTCTAGACAATTATGCCTTGATACATAGATCAACAAGTTGATTTGATTAATTGAGGGAGAGTTAAAAACTTTGATACGTTTGCCATGCCAGAAATTATAGTAAGCATCCTAGGGAACTCATATAGATCATTGAAAGGCATTTTATACTTTACTTCATCCGATCCACTAAAATTTCAAGTCAAGACTCGTGTTTGCAATAATATTATCAAGTTTATACGTGATATGGACATAcacatttaattataataatcttctttttatttaaatcaactaaaattattttatataccaatatatttataatagaaAAGGACTGGAACTATAACCTTTTGGATATAAAACTGGATAACTTTTTGATCGGGATACCATTACACGCATGTGAAAATTCCACTCCTCAAATTTCGTATGACGACCGCCGTGATGTGCTTAAAAGCAGTCTTTTATTACTAGTGCAACGTACGACCAAGTGTGAATATGTtagattattatattgttgttgttattttcaaatagaaattatttttttttaaaaaaaaaaactttatgaacacccaaagtgttgttAATTAACctgatttttatatatttttattccaGTATTGCTAATAGAATAATAAGTTACTCTGGAAAAACTCTCGCAAAATGAAATTCTCAAATAATTTAACTCTGAATTAGTGGTCACAAGCTAAAAATCTAATTATTAATGCATACCAATATGATGATCAACCATTTTGTGATAGATCaaggaaaatggtatttggGGGCCTATGGGTCAATTTATATCTCCTAACAACACGTATTCTAGGAAAATGGTACGTAGTTGTATAACGTTTATACATATCATCATACCGTGTACTATTTAATATGATGTGATTtgtaaagatatatataatctaaCTAGTTTACAAGACATCCAATCGCTATTGAATACGTTAACATTTcatgaaattttaataattatgtgaTTAATTAACGTGTGATACGTGATTGGATACGTTCCATAGAATTCCATTATTCCAATAACTATGTTATTAATTAAAGTGTGATACGTGTTGGTCTTTTAATATCTAAAAAGGGTTAATCAATAAGCTTATAAGTAGGGTAATAAATTAGCTTTTAAGTTGCATTATAAGGTCGGTCCACTCTATCTATCTTTCTAGCTTGTTTAGTACCTCAAAATTCCATTCTTCTCCAACAAGGACAACCAtccattttttttccattctcTCTAGCTAACTCAACACACCTTTTtgtctctatctctctctcttcagTTCTCAAGCTATACAAGTAACCCTTTTGGATCAATAATAAAGCAACCCTTTTTTTGTTCACATTCACATATACCAAAAATCTTGAAAACCCTTGTTTGGATCCATGTCTGAAAACCAGTTTTACCATGATCACACCGGGTTTAATCCGTTCATTGGTGACGACGGCGATGATCATCGAAACCCTTCTCTGTATTCATCGAATCTCCCGCACCCAGAATTCGATCCTTCTTCTCCTTTCGTGAACTACAACGTTGTTTCCAGTTCGGGTTTTCCCACGTTGCTTTGGTCCTCTTCGACGAGGTCCGAGGTTGTCGGCCCTCCTTCCTCGGACCACCACGTTCAAGAATGCTCTAGAAAGAGCAGCGCTTCCGTTGGGCAGCCGCCGGCGTCTTCCTCCTCCAGTGAGGCCGCCGGAGGAGAAGAAGATTCTTCAAAGAGCAGCAAGAATCTAGAGGGTGTAGAGTGTGAAGATGGAGAGGACAAGTCCAAGAAAATGTaggtttaatttaaattatttttaattttattttatttaatttttttgagtgacaagaAAAATCAAGAACGACTACTTCAATCTTTGTACGGGACAAACTCTTCTTTTAAACcataaagaggtaaaccagtctGGTCTATGGCTAAACCACAAAAAAGATAAACCAGTCTGATCTACGGTTGatcgactcaaaccaagaaagtcaataagTGGCTTATTTAATCTGTGTTCTAAATATCTTTATTGCAAGCAAGAATGCTGATTGATTATTTAACTGGTATATATTTTAGCAAGCCAACGTGGATTAATTAGGTTAATTAATTAGTGTTAGTATTGGGCATGATTAGTTCAAAGGTGGACTATTACCAGTCTTTTCAACtatttttaataccaaaatttaGGCGAAATTGCACTGAAATTAGTAGGAATTTTCTGTCTCAAATCATTCATTGTAatgaatattagtatattacctTTGTTTTGGTTCTCCCCAGGCCACGATTCAATTAATTGGTTAATCAAAGATCAAGTCTTGGCATGATACGcagaaaccctaattttgaCCCATATATATACAGTGGTGCacctatatatatgttcatcaTGAACTAAAATGGCAGTCCATTTTTTGCATATAGAAACTAGGTTTAATTTGCTGCTAATTCTTTCAGGAACAAAGGCAAGAAGAAAGAGGAGAAAAAGCAAAGGGAGCCTCGATTTGCCTTCATCACTAAAAGTGAGATTGATAATCTTGAAGATGGATATAGATGGAGAAAATATGGACAAAAGGCAGTCAAGAACAGCCCTTTCCCTAGGTTAGTTGATttaatctttttcattttctttatagTGAATGTGTAATACATTTTCGTTATTATCAAAGCTTAGGGTGCAGGTTAGTAAATGACtataaggaggtaaatcagttGTTTAGGTTGTCTATAATTGACTAactcaaactaaaaatgtgaatagATCAGACAACTCCTTCAAAAGAGTTGACATTTGATAAATCTTGTGATTTTGAAGTCAACTATTCGACTAATTCAGCTGGGGTAGCCTATAGTAATGGGCCAAGATTCTTGATTTAAGTGAATGCCACCCATGGAAgatattttgtgttaaaattttacgggtattcaattaaatatagataatttgccaagaccttgtggtctagttgTCTAGTGATACCAAGTTGTAACTTAGTGCAAGGGGTATtgattgactctttgtgtttcaggacaatactacattgtaatagagttattCTATAATTTTGTTGCAGGGTATATAGAATTTTAAGAAAACCCAAAAATTGTTTGGGAAGGTTAAGGCTTTAGTCTTTGGTAATGTTAAGGTTTTAGTCTTTGGTAATGTTAAGGTTTGAGTCCACATTAAATACCAAAAAGTAAGGAAAAGTATGAGGCAAGGTTGCGTGTAAGCTAATCACAACGTACTTATATAGGAGCTATTACAAATGCACCACTCAAAAATGCCCAGTGAAGAAGCGTGTGGAGAGATCGCACCAAGACCCAACCACCGTCATCACCACCTACGAAGGCCAGCACAACCACCACTGCCCCGCCACGCTCCGGGGAAACGCCGCCGCCATGTTCTCCTCGCCGCCCTCCTTCTTTCCATCCTCAGCGCCTCAGCCGCCGCCCCGGGACCTCTTCGCCAACCAAATGTACCCCGCCGTGGCGCCGCATTTCCCGCCTCCCATAATGTACGATTATCAGCAGAGCCACGGCGGCCACGCGCCGCCGCAACCGCAGTTTGATTACGGAATGTTTCAAGAGATGGTGGCGTCGTTGGTCCAAAAACAGGAACATAATAATCTTTGAGGGTTTTTTAAGGATTATTggtgttttttttgttgtgtgtttAAGTGTTGGTGGATTGGTGGTTGTGTAAGTGTTGATGAGCATGGATTGATGATTACTTTGAGAGCATTGACTTATTTTGTTGAACCCATGATGAGGGTCTTTTCCATGTTCATGCTTAAAAGTAGGGAAATCTGCGGTTTattattatctataaatttataaagttttgtACTTGTGACTGGTGTGGATGGTAGTTGATACAATTCATATATGCTATTTTTAgttatactaatattttcacCCGTAACGCACGTGCATTTCACATGCGTTGCATATAattgatttattataatattataaaaatatttagatcgatatagaattatataaattataacaattaatgttatatattgcAACCCAAAATTCGATCCTTCTCCTTTGTGAACTTAGCCTCGACGACGTTCATGGATTACAACATAACGACAACAACGTTCTTTCCAGTTCGGCTTTCCCCACGTTGCTCTAGTCCTCGTCGACGAGGTCCGAATAGGTCGAGGTTGTCGGCCCTCCCTCTTCggacaaaatattttattatatatttagataataaattgCCAAGGACATTGGCACATTGTGGTCCAGTGATATCAAGTTGCTCCCTCAATAtaggaggttgtgggttcgaacaacttcaaatttgtgaaacagccAGCATTACTAAGAAAGTTATTTCTATGTTTGACGGTAAGGAATGCTTGACCattccattaatttttattgtaaactttttagcctatgattaatgaattagtttctttatttaaaaaaaaaaaatcttacattATCATTAGTACTAATAATCGATAAAAGACATATCCAAAGAACTAGAGAAGTCCTAAGTTGATAGAAGTTCCCACGTATGTTCATTGTTCACCGTTTAAAGTGATACGGTTTTTCTACGAAATTTGGGAATGAAGATTGGGATATCGGATTATTAGTTATTGAAGTACGTGTTGAACGCCGAAAACTCGAAAAGATAGTAAAATTAAACAACTGTTAACATAATGGCattatttcatttcattataaCCTTTTTCCATGCTATAAGCTATACACACATATCTACTGATTGTTATACCATTGACTATGTTACGGTCCACGGaacattataaattttgatttaaaaattatgtgtatatagataataaattgtgtgtatgtaaataaattgaaaacatatattaattataaatacttAATATGTTAACGACAtattatttacctgttattaacatattatgtgtctataattaaatattatgtttCTTCAATCTATTTACaagcatataatatgttaatggaaacacataatatatttacaGCAGATACATAATCTGAATATTATTTGGATAAACGTCCACAATGCAATGTGAAATTGGCCgcccatgatataatttgcccatatATACATACCTAGAACTCTAGAAGGCTAGAATGGCAtgcattatcttttttttttttttttttgtcaatcaCATGCTTCTTTAGTCATAATACACTAAGGCACTGTTTTGTAACACAGTTagcttatcaaccaattttagCTTGTTTGAACACTAtttattagctgtttgacttggttaaacagtcaataggagtgtttaattaattaattttctgtaacaacttattgctctaaaaagctaaaattcaaaaaattgctcaaatcaattttaatttctgaATCAATTTTTGATAGTCATTTTACATGCAATTAGTTATATATtcgctaacaactaatttaccaaacatttttttacaatcagctaatgctattaACTAGTCAAAACTAATATTATTGGTATTGAAAGAGACTGATCATCTCATTCACACCATGGGTAGAATGCCATGCATTATTGAAAGAGCATGCAATAAACACTTAATCCTTTTCTGGGTTTGGGTGGAATTGAAGTAAAGAAGATAGAGCAGAGAACACAGCACATGCATGTATTAAAAAGGGAGCATGACATTGTTGACCTATTTTGTGAACATCAGTGAAAAGTCATGGAGTAATTATAGCCAtgtaattctcaaaaaaaaaaagttgaattcattatttaattGGATGCTCCCTTAccacaattatatatttgaattttctttAGCCTATAAGCTCTTCATCATCTTACCAACTTATATTTATGAATAAGTGATGATTATCATAAATTGAGAATAAACATGTAACTAAAGATACCATCAAATAACCCATGAGGTATAAGACTGTCTCAACAATAACACAAATTAGAATTTTTAGATTTGTTAGGTGAGGCCGAAGAGAGGGAGAGTATCTCGTAGTATTTGAGGTTTTTAATTGACttagaaagaaagagaaaaaaaaataagttgctTAGCTAGTGTAAGTTTTGCGCACCAGCATAGCCCATCGAGTGAGTGTGTGTAGTGTACGTGCCCATTAGACGCTTTAAGTGGCCGCCTACTGAAGCTCGAACTCGCCAATATATGTGATATCTCTCTTGCAGTTGATTATATAGGTAAATCATCAagttaattacggagtaattttgtGTGTTAGCCAAATCATTGACACGACATATCAATGGACATGAATCTCAATTTTCCATGTGAGCAATTTCTTGGCATTTTCCATGTTAGAATAATTTATCAATCAACCATCTCATTGATGATTTATGGAATCCCCACAATCCTATCTAAAAGACTTTAACCGGTAAAAAatcacaatgagataaatcagCCTAAATTATCATAATTGACC is a window of Ipomoea triloba cultivar NCNSP0323 chromosome 11, ASM357664v1 DNA encoding:
- the LOC115996417 gene encoding WRKY transcription factor 71-like yields the protein MSENQFYHDHTGFNPFIGDDGDDHRNPSLYSSNLPHPEFDPSSPFVNYNVVSSSGFPTLLWSSSTRSEVVGPPSSDHHVQECSRKSSASVGQPPASSSSSEAAGGEEDSSKSSKNLEGVECEDGEDKSKKMNKGKKKEEKKQREPRFAFITKSEIDNLEDGYRWRKYGQKAVKNSPFPRSYYKCTTQKCPVKKRVERSHQDPTTVITTYEGQHNHHCPATLRGNAAAMFSSPPSFFPSSAPQPPPRDLFANQMYPAVAPHFPPPIMYDYQQSHGGHAPPQPQFDYGMFQEMVASLVQKQEHNNL